The following nucleotide sequence is from Centropristis striata isolate RG_2023a ecotype Rhode Island chromosome 7, C.striata_1.0, whole genome shotgun sequence.
TTCTGAGCTGACATGTCGTTTTGGGGACATGGTGTCAAATCAGTAGGATATGATTTGTTTCTGTGTACAAATGGTGTAtttaagaagaaaagaaaatttgtTTCTCTAAATGATGTGGGGAGACATTACCAAGACATTATGATGACATGTATTTAAAGACTAAACCGGATTCTTCCCATTGTTCAACCCGgaaccacaaaacacatgtttaCTTTGGTTATGAATAGGCACATCTGGTGTACTTATTCTCTTATTATCCTCAAAGCATTTTTAGCACCTTCTAATTTCGCTGTGTCTGGGGTTTAATGGTTTAGCTTGGATTGTTAGCAAGGCAGGACTGAAGTGGATACTGAACCAGATGATTGATTACTGGTTTATTGTACCCACACATCAACAGCCATATAAAGATGTATCCAATGCATTACTAAGAAGAAATTAGTATTTATAGTTGTGCTTTTGTCAGAGTTGAGACATTTCAGAGTTAGTCTGCTGCTTCCTTATGGTGTGCAGGGATAAGAGGATACTATCAAGGTAAGTCATGAGGCAGAGATACTATATCTTCCAAAATATTACAACTTAAATACTCTTTGCCAACtaacatttcacttttttcaaatttacagtattattaGAGATGTCTTCATTCCTGTATTACACTGTAATAagttattctgtagtcatttaattttacttaatatatttgataaatatgtattaaatataaatgcatccttgatttttagtcagttgtttaagtaactttaatataaaaatgtttgagatagaatctacttatttgatcacattaaatataatctttatgtgtatgtaattctaaatcaagagaatttttaatgaatccaacacaatagaattagtctgtttttaattgacaggcacttcctgttaagttgttattaacgcAACTTGTAACATAGATAGATTTAgtaaataatattgcatgcaatctgttgcctcaattttactgagtagctattgtttatctttttttacagtgtagatgttttattttggattgaagcaacattttaattgaGCTTCCAACAATGTAAGAATTATTTAAGGCATTGTTTTCCTTGTAGCTGTTTGTGGTGTCtactttatcattattattattattattattattatcaagtaTTCAATATGGAAAACCCACCATCTTACACATATGTTTCTGTGTATAATAGTTACACAGAATTTTGCTGAGTGGTTACAATATTTTCATCTGTTTCTCTAAATCTGTATCTCTAatatcaattattttaaaaatattctgttgATGGAAGAAAGTGTTTAAGTTTGAATTTAAAACACTCATTAAAGGCTATATTTTATACAAGAAATATATAAAGGAAAATGATTtgatttggggtatttttttttggtattgtcAAATAGTATCTGTCTGTTGGAAGGGGGTTCAAAAATATGTCATACAATGGAGCTGTGCTTTCAACCAGATTCTTTCAGATTGTATTGTTTCAGGAACAgatggttttattattattatttaggaattttaataataaatgattaataTTAATCAAGTTAGaatctttattaaatgtaactttattctGGTAGGATTTGTTGCAATGATTAAAATGATGACattgaaaacaatgtttaaaaaagtgcatttaaataaaaaaaacattgcgtaaaatataacataaaataaaaatattgaaataaaaataactgtattattatatcctttaatgtttttgttatctATTTACATTGTTAGACATGCTGAGCTGCCTGTGGTGATGGTTTAcattgtgtgcttgtgtttgttAGGCTGCTTGACTTAATATTTTGGTCTGTTTCAGtatgatttaaatgttttgtttattttagttttaaaaatgtgtgtctgcATCTTGAAAGACAAAAGAATTAGTAGGtgacaaaaacagaataaaaaatgtgataaaatttCATACACTTTCAGGTAAATTTAGTGGAgataaaagtatattttgtgGTGTGATATGTAGAGTTGATGCACACAATATATTCCATCAGCTTACCaatatttaatgatatttttgtgttttttcagcaaATACAGCAATGGCAATTCTGAGGACTACACTTTGTGCTGCTTTCATGGTGACGGTGGTGCTGTCTAAATCAGTGAGTAGCTCTActgttatagatagatagatagatagatagatagatggatagatagatagatagatagataggtagatagatagatagatagatagatagatagatagatagatagatagatagatagatagatagatagatagactttatttatcccaaactgggaaattacagtgtagcagcagcattacacacagagacaataacaacacaattaaataaaaagaacaacctaggcatacttcaagcaataaaatataaaaaagaaataaaatacaataaaatacaataaaatgtaatgtaaaaataaagtgtctaatgaaggagtatgtattaaggagtagaattccagtggaGAATAAATATggatatgcagtataaaaatgttggtgctatgaaacaaataaagtgcaatgaacaatgtgcataaaaaacacatgaagtgcataacgacggtatgtaatgaaccaagCTATTTGTTCTGCCGCTACTACTAAGCAATCTAAAGGACttgacaaataaacacattccTTCTTACAAAAACAGATCAGTCTAACTGATGGTGAGGATTCATCCAAGTCATCAGAGTCCAGTGAGTCATCAGAAGAGACCACCACTGATGTTGGGCCTACACAGGGACCCCCGGAGCCGGCGTCCACAGGGACAGACATGCCTAATGCTGTAGAGCCCACTGACCCTCCAGGCGCTTCAACACTATTTCCCTCTGCAGACTTGGGACCTTCTCCAAGCACGCTCAATAATTCAGCAGTGCCAGACCCTGAGGACCCACAAACCTCCACTGACACAGAAGGTTTACAGCTCATGCCAGATGATCCTTCACAAACTGCTGTGGACATTGGCATTTCTCAGGACAGGCTTACAGGAACCGATACAATCATTGGTGCTAGTGGCACAAATCAACCacaaaccaccaccaccacattcCCAAGATTCCCCCTGGGTGCCACTACACCCTTTCCTCCACATATCATCAAATCAGCACCTCCACCATTCTCCGCAGCCACATCCCTGCCAATCCGCATCGGACCCACCCTGACTGGTGTTCCTGTCTGTTTCACTTTCCAGTTCGCGACCTCTGAGCCGGATCCACCAAGAGGAGATagcatttaatcttttttttcccaaatattttattgtcagttttcagagtgacaaataacatacatacacatataataaaaggcaaataaataaaaactagacacaaactaTGACATATCAAGACAGAttatacacaatataatgtcagaGTCGAATGTTCACTtaagtgtaaaaaaatgtcacaataggtACTCTTCAAGAACACACGATTTTAATCTTTGTTCCACAAAGTGAGTTTACGAAATAAGCAGAGCTACTGTCGGTCGATCTGACTTATTTTCAGTTGATTTGATTCCAAAAAGCAAATTTAACTAGCTAATTCTCAGCATAGGTCGTCATTAGCTCGAACTATGTTATCAACTAAAATAGGTTAGGCTAACCAAAATAAGCCTGGCTTATCTGGTAAACTCACTTCATAGAACAGGTGCCAGGTTACTGGGTCACTTTATGTTGTATCAGAATTAAATATCCTGACTATACTTGGCTTCTACTTTCATTTAACATGTCCTGCATTGCTGATCATTATGTTAGAATGGTGCTAGTATACAAGActgctatataaatacaatagAAATGTAACATCTCAAATGTATTCATGAGCcgctgaaaatgaaaatgtgaataaatgttcTTATCTCTAattcaatgatttttttttttcaataggcAATACAATAGTTCATCGTAGTTTagtaaaattatgtttattgGTAGTGTCTTACTGTCATTGTAAAGATTAAGATGTCACTTCACACTTGCAAGTTGCAAAAACACAAGAGCCGTATATCAGCCAAACCAGATATTACAGCACTGTATGTATGATGACATTATGTCATATTAGCTTATCATAACCAATAGGTAAGACAGAGAACTTTTTTTCAATGCCGCAGTCCAAACTGTTGCCTTCTTGGCTGGCTTTAGAAAATGAGCAGGTTAAAGGCTCAATCCACAATTTTTGGACCAACTATATTCCTTAGCTTAATTATTTGACTAggttaatgaaaaataattatttgtcaGCTTATCAAAACTTTCAGTACTGGCCTGtcatacttaaataaaaaaaactgacagaACAATTAGACATGAGACAAACATAAAATGAGAGgcaaaacagaaagagaatgAAATCTGTCATTTGAGGACTAAAAGCAGATTCCAAACCAACAGGTTGTTTGTGCCGACCCTCAAATACAACCCAaggactgtaaaaaaaagtcactgcCAGTAACAGGAGATCAACACGTCCTTAGACATGAACATAATTGTCAACCTGTTTAAACAAGCAGTTGACGTTGTGAAACTGCTGCAGTTTTGTTACATGTATGCTACAAAACAACAGCCTTGTTAGGCTCTATAAATGATAGTTATAAGTAAAGatagttaagtaaaataaatacataagttctttgtttgtttttgtctaagAGCTCTAATTTAAAGATACTATCTGTTTAATCTTTAACTGACAGGGCTTCCatgcagaaaagaagaaagactGACAAGTGCAAGAGAAAGGTCCACATGTGCACCTTTTTGGACATTTCTCCTCGACCCATTTTAAatgcggtgtgtgtgtgggtttcaCTTTAACAAATCCTGAACTTGATTTGAACTTATGCACATGGCTTGCACATTATCTTGTGGTTTGCTATCAGGAAACATGCAAATTTACTTATTTGTTAATCACGCCGACTTCTGTCTGAGGCTAGTCGTCATTTTTATTTGAGCTTGACAAATTTGCAAAACTGTAGTTGCACAGACAGATACAATACAGTCTCTTACTGAGAGCATTTAAATATGACTTTTGGCAATGTCCATGAATTTAACAGTCCAGCTTGCTCCAATACTGGAGCAATAAATCCATGAATGTCTTATAATCTGTTTATAGCACTGTATAAGTACAGTTTTAAGAACTCATAACTATGCATAATGCTGTGAAGTAATAAtcataacacattataaagcataGTAGGATATATGAGGCTGTGTATCATAATGCTTCATAATAATTGCTGGTCTCTCATAGACCTTTTTTTGCAACAATATTAATGCATTGTAACTCTCATACTTCTAATACATAACCTTTTttgttataatgcattattatcaGTTGTAATGGATGCTATTGTGATTATAAGGTTAGGTTTACCTATAACACAccatatgtttataatgcattacagaACATGAACATAGCCATTGGCCTGCAAAAGGAATGTCAGTGAGACACCAGCAAAGTATTATAATACTTGACCTAATAAGGTATGTTTCATAATGTGTTATAAGTGTTATAAAGCATATACATATTAATGAGTGCTTTGAAGTATAACTATACAGTGCTCTAAGCAGATGGTAACGCATTATAAGTAtgcttataatgcattataggcaTGGGCTTCATAGAGTGTTACCAGATTCTGACAGTTAGTTGCTTGTAGATGTGAATGTGTTAGTTCTGTGACAGCCTGATACCCTTCATCTCacccagtgcatgctgggataggCTGCGGCCATTAAAGGAGCATAAGCTGGTACAGAAAATAGATGACATatttgtaaaatgtacaatttcAAAATATTGACTCAGCCTAACGTTACACTCAATGGTTAGTACAAGTAAGTGCACCAGCCAAATATCTAAAGTACAaattcagtgtgtgttttttttctaatgtgcCGTGGGTGACTGAGGTTGATCTTGCTGCTCTGGCTCTGTGTCCGTTTCTGCCTCGTTCTCCGTGTCCTGCtccgtctgctgctgctgttggcgCTGCTGGATGAGTCCTCCGTCCTGTGCCGTGTTGTAGGAGCCGCAGCCGCTGCACTTCATTCCCAGCACGTGGAAAGGCACCGTGCAGTGGGTTTGGCAGTCGTTACATATAATCTagagtgaggaaaaaaacaaaagtaatgcaatacatataaaaataaccAATTGGATGATAACTCACAACTTTTATTTCAACTGtacaaatttaaattaaatgcaaaaaacagGGCATGTCATGTCAGATTCTATCAGTAAGTCAGCCCTTCTTTTAAGTAAGCTAAACAATTACGTGATCATTTTATAGTGTTATTGAGGTCTTACTTTGACTGTGGCACCCTGGTATTCAGTGGGCATCGGTGACTGGGCAACCTCTTTGTCTATCTGATCCCAGTGTTCCTCCATGTTCCAGGCCGAGTGCATACACAAGGGGCAGCGATACGCTCtaaaataaaagaggaaaatTCACATTTGTTGAACACCTTGTGTTTATATGCACTGTAGTATTGTAATCTGGGTACTGTACTGCAGGTCAGTGATCAGATTTATCACCTACCCCTGACCTGATTTTGGAAATATGGCTGACTTATTTTAGCTCTAGAAGATGCTGCTTCCtgaatttctgtgtgtgtgtgtgtgtcggaggAAGACAGCAGACAGAGGGGAGCTCTTTCTCAAAACTTCAGTGTGTATCAGTTCAACATACAGTAAAACGTTCAGCAGTAGAAACCAACTTTATTGTTAGTGTGAGTTTCAGTCGAACTGTGGATGGAGTAATTTTAAACAAAGCTTTTTTCACGTGTGCAGTTCATCCCTGAAATGTTCAGATCCATTTCCTGCATGGGggctataaaataaataaattaacctgGAACAACCACACAATTACAAGAAAATAGGACCTATTAGACATACCCTGTTCTGACCATGTCATCAAAGCAGGTCCTGCAGAGAATGCGAACAGACAAGTTCATTGTTACCTTTATGTCAGAACACATCCAGACGAAGTATTACTACATAAATAGAATGcatatttaagaaaaatgtagCGCTtggaaatataacattttcatttatcagtCTACAGTACACCTTCAAcaatattttaacatattttcaattttaatttatatttctactATTGTTTTACAGAtactataattattttaaaatgcagtatataaagtaatgaATCTGTATAGAAATCTGTCAtctcaaaaatgtaaatgcatttgCAAACAGCAAAATATCCACAATTCAATGAGCTACTAGTAAATACAGAATATGGGTCATACTTGTGTAAAAGATGGCCGCATGGAAGAACGTGAGCTCCAATTCTGGATGTGTGAATATCCTGCAAATGCAAacgaaaacatgtaaaattgcAGAGAAAGTAATGGATAGAACCAACAGCTCCTAATCACACCATCACTTAGTATTGTATTCAGTTTTATTACCTCCATACACACTGGGCAGTTCTGCCgtgaaacattttcaacacactgaaacacaaaggATCATTGTTAATGAGGAGCAGTGAGGATACTCATTTGCTCACCAAACAGAATACATGTAATGTGTGCATATGCAGGCTAGTAATCACCTTGTGGTTTCCCCGCAGATCCTGGGCTAAACACAGATTACACTTCTCACAATGGAAATACTTCTCTCTGGGTCCAATCCTGCAGGGGCAAAAACACAAGTGTCACACATGACAACTAGCCGATGTTAGCCGATTTAGATAGAATGAAATCTAATATGAGGACAATAATATGAAGCTCACaacactgtgattttttttttacgacagTTAACTTTCTATTGCAAGCACCATCAACTGGTCTGTGTATAAAGGCTATACTATGATAACTAAAAAATGTCCATGTCTTTATGATAACATTTTTTGataaggtacattttttttttttttttttttaaatcacacacttgaagaaataaaaactcaataaagttCATTAAAAGTTTTCTATATACTTTTTAAACActtcatatatgtatatgttatgTATCAAATACATAGTACTTGATTGTACTTCTTGTAGTTTCTGAgatacagacattttctgggactattgttttttttctgaaatataatGGTGTTTATTGCAAAAACAGAAGTCCCAAGTGTGCAAGGACTAGATATAGTATGGTTAGAAAAACTCACTAATTGACTGACTTTTGAATTTCTTAACAGTTGTAGCTTGGAGAACACTTAACCGATAGTAATCAAACATTTCAACTGCAGGCACAAGTGGGTTATTCACCTTGAGACATTAGTAATATTATTCCACAAAAGTTTTAATCATTATTAGTGTCTTCTACTTAGGGTACAATTCTAAAGCGATTTGGAAAATGAGGTGTGCCAAGTATTTAGGATCTATAAACTCTACTATTCCTTACCTGCATATTCCACAGGGCAGACAATGGTACTGCTTCTTATCCTTGTCGAACAAGTGACAAATGTCACAGTAATACTCCCCAAACTGCACATGACACTGCTGGCAAGTCTGCTGTGcctaaaagagagagagagagagagagagagagagagagagagagagagagagagagagagagagagagagagagagagagagaaattgtCAGCAACTGACTGATTCTGACTATACAGTACTCATTTAGCCATTTCTCAGTTGTCTTTTCTAAGATTACAATGTTTACAATGTAATATGTATTGTatgaataataatgttaaatgttttttcttccattttgttTAAGAACAAAGCCTTCCGAGTACCTTTGCACAGTCACATCTGCACAAGATCCTTGCACAATGCTTATAAAAGAGGTGTACTTTACCCCTTAAAACTGTTAACTGTCTGTCACCATATCTATGATCAGTGAATTACCCCCTAAAACATTGGTACCGGTCACAAAAATCCCATATAGGTCAGGCtctaatataatttttaatgttcttttttttcttgtgagttAGGCTAAAATATCGTCCTAGAATCTTGAATATAGCAATGCACAGCACTCTGTATACTTGCACAAATTTTAACCCACTGTgcactttatattttaaatatttgcatttagtATATTTCCTGTATTTCCTAGTCTTTGTATCTCAAGAGTAGCGCTCCAAATTTCTATACTGGtacacaatgacaataaaggctcaCTATTATGTTGTATTAACCACTGATCACTCAGTGGTTCTGCGACAGCTGACACTGGGGTTGACAGACTTTTTCCTCAGTTACCTGCTGCACTGTCTCACACTCTGAACACTGCACCTCTCGGACTTTGAATCGATCCATCTGGTGGTTCTCCTCCGCATCATGGCACAGCCGACACACATACAGTTTACCACAGCAAGGTGCCTGCAGTGCACAGAAACATGTCATTGTAGGGGGCATGGGCAGGTGAACGACGGGCAGTCATATCATAGGGCATGCTTAGAAGCCTCTGCTGCAACACAACTGGAAGTTTATAGAAAAGTTAAATGAACGACTTAATTATTCTTTACAATGCAAACATGTACGTTGTTAAACCAaatcaaatttgtcaacttcctatgcattcatttctgtctctgtttagcatccttcagtctgtccttacatcacatgcatggctccttttttcaaacttggctatcaggcagatttttcattttattttaattaacaaagtataaagctgccaggaacccaaaatacaaacaaaagacacgtttctatggaaatgtaccatacATAGATGGACTCCTGAGGGTTAAAGAACCAACTCTAATAACTGACATAGTGAGTGATAAGCTAAGTAATGACAGACCGATAAACTGTAAAGCCCTCACCACCCACCTAATCCTGTGCAGCTAACATAAAAGAAACGTAATTTATAATCACTAACTAATGTGCCGTAACGCGTTTAACGTTAACTAGCTAACGTTAGATTAGCTGTGAATGGTTGCTACCAGAGACAGCACTATTCATCATAACAGAGTTACATGGGGGCTTATTCAACACCTATGTGCGTCCATTGTGCATTAATAGCAATTGTATAACAATATATTTCAAAAAAGTTAACTCACTTTCAATAAGCAGCTACGCACATAGTGCTCACAACCGGCAGGTGAAGCCATGTTTCCTCCAAAACTGGGCTCTTCTTCGAGTGCTCTGACGTCGGcgtccctcttcttcttcttcttctttttttggcgTAACGTAGCAATACTGCCCTCCGCCGTCCGAGAATCGACCTCATTTGCTGCAACCGTTGGAAAATTGTACTAACGCTATTAAGAAGAAATTGCTGTGACAAGCAAGACTAAATGGGCAGTGGCCCCATTCCTTTCCTCGCTTTATCTGTTGTTCAATTATGGGTTCATTTTCACATCCAAATGTACCCTTTGTATTGTAGGTGTAACTCaaatcatcaattattttaattccTTGCTttctatttaaccctctggagttaccaaaagcaccaaagcatgacttatcacatccagactagaaaacaaagcagcctggagccctactgtaaatttacctctaaagttctggctgtaaactccatgaggccagt
It contains:
- the rchy1 gene encoding RING finger and CHY zinc finger domain-containing protein 1, which produces MASPAGCEHYVRSCLLKAPCCGKLYVCRLCHDAEENHQMDRFKVREVQCSECETVQQAQQTCQQCHVQFGEYYCDICHLFDKDKKQYHCLPCGICRIGPREKYFHCEKCNLCLAQDLRGNHKCVENVSRQNCPVCMEDIHTSRIGAHVLPCGHLLHKTCFDDMVRTGAYRCPLCMHSAWNMEEHWDQIDKEVAQSPMPTEYQGATVKIICNDCQTHCTVPFHVLGMKCSGCGSYNTAQDGGLIQQRQQQQQTEQDTENEAETDTEPEQQDQPQSPTAH